The sequence GTACCACATCTGCCCGACCGCCATAGGGGGCAAGGGCTTGCTCCAGCCACACTAACGCTTCATCTGACAAAAAATCGCCTTGAAAGAACAATGCACCGTCAAGAGGGGTCATCTCGCATAGATCAAGCCCCATCACCACGCCTTGCCGTTGCCCATCGTGAGATGGATCTTGAGAACGCCCGCACTTGTCTGATGCCGCAAGGGCGGGCGCAACATCTTGATCTGATCCACCTGACCCTTGGGTCCTGCCTTCTTTTGTCATAGCCTCGGCGGCTTGGGTTTTCCTCTTGCCGATTGTGGCGGCATCTGTTTTGAGGGGGCGGGGTCGGCCTTTCTTCTCAGCGCGGGACGGCTCTGCTAGACGCGATAGCGCCACTTCGCTCCAGCTGCCCGGTGCGCAGCCCAAATCAACCACCACCTGGCCTGGAACCAACAGCTTATACTTGTCATCCATCTCCATCAGCTTGTACGCCGCGCGTGAGCGAAAGCCCTCACGGGCCGCCCGTTTCACATAAGGGTCTTTGAACTGCCTCCTCAGCCATTGTTGAGAAGACATGGATAATGTCTTACTTTTATGAAAACGCATACCCTGCCCCCATGGATATTGACCTTCTATAACGCACCCCCTTATGATCATCCAAAACGCCCCCAGGTGCAACAATATCATGCCCCCTGCCTTTTCTGACCTTGCCAAAAAACGCGGGCCCAAAAAAACCTCCCCTCCACACAAGAGAAAGCGCAGGCCA comes from Candidatus Hepatobacter penaei and encodes:
- a CDS encoding RlmE family RNA methyltransferase, encoding MRFHKSKTLSMSSQQWLRRQFKDPYVKRAAREGFRSRAAYKLMEMDDKYKLLVPGQVVVDLGCAPGSWSEVALSRLAEPSRAEKKGRPRPLKTDAATIGKRKTQAAEAMTKEGRTQGSGGSDQDVAPALAASDKCGRSQDPSHDGQRQGVVMGLDLCEMTPLDGALFFQGDFLSDEALVWLEQALAPYGGRADVVLSDMAPSTTGHKSTDHLRIMALSEAALDFAQKVLSPKGHFVAKIFQGGGDPAYLKALKQCFSHVHCVKPASSRKESSEMYVVARGFKGTSSSKRP